In one window of Erythrolamprus reginae isolate rEryReg1 chromosome 1, rEryReg1.hap1, whole genome shotgun sequence DNA:
- the LOC139175211 gene encoding anoctamin-9-like has protein sequence MGNKITHCRYPDYRNSDDYNHSVKFWQIFAARVAFLFVFEHVVLCVKLIAAWLVPDEPRNIKNEQLNQKRKRLIQRLRKMDDSTEI, from the exons ATGGGAAATAAGATAACCCACTGCAG GTACCCAGACTACCGGAACAGTGATGATTACAATCATTCTGTTAAGTTTTGGCAAATTTTTGCTGCACGTGTTGCCTTTCTATTTGTATTCGAA CATGTGGTTCTATGTGTTAAACTAATTGCGGCATGGTTGGTACCTGACGAAcccagaaatattaaaaatgagcAACTGAACCAAAAACGCAAGAGACTAATACAAAGACTCAG AAAAATGGATGATTCCACAGAAATATAG